Proteins encoded within one genomic window of Anopheles gambiae chromosome 3, idAnoGambNW_F1_1, whole genome shotgun sequence:
- the LOC133393932 gene encoding phospholipid-transporting ATPase ABCA3-like, translating into MAILTAQSTSTAAATTLTQPAGTSGWGKFVLLLWKNFLLHWRSKVSSLVEIFIPPLFMLLMVGLRSLTEIEHVPHVSVYQPMDITNFTAIRRNLVIPFQDTLAYSPNGPALRTLMEPVGEWMNLELQPLPNGSALQDFLLGTNSFAGVEFDIRLNGSSTLPQRLNYRLRFPGEQRSQFTVGHSWQTDRRWGSRPDGGARFAEESDGGPSPGYFREGFLTLQHFIFKSFAQQFKTIPDPIPDVYLQRFPYPPFREDSFPSSLTTFLPISVMLAFIYPCISIVKNILFEKEKQIKEAMKIMGLQNWVLWTSWFVKCFVFTQISIGLVVLFLKVPWYSTPNVSVLTYSDAGVIWLIFFVYGISIITFSFMLSTLFSKANSGGAVAAIIWFLAFAPYIIMVQDYRNLTVSQKLGSALLLNSAIGFAMRLVGVYEGTTQGVQWSTLFHDSDVDDINIGQMLLMLLGNAAIYMLITLYIEQVFPGDFGLAQPWYFFVTKRFWCGERPSSDEPVSQSVSSKMNDNIEAEPKGRIPRIQIRELRKVYSNKKIAVEGLSFNMFEGQITALLGHNGAGKTTTMSMLTGMKRPSSGTAIIWGHDIRTEMKSVRLSLGYCPQHNILFDGLTVREHLYFYGRLKGLSKLQAQYEIDKYIKALELVDKADVRSSSLSGGMKRKLCVGIALCAGSRVVLCDEPTSGMDPAARRALWDLLIAEKTRRTMILSTHFMDEADMLGDRIAIMADGKLKAVGSSFFLKKKYGVGYRLICVKQPDCDVDRVTEVLRKHIPLIQVESNVGSELSYLLQEEHSRGFQTMLEELEKRGEELCICDFGISLTTLEEVFMKVGSDSTGVSQVGEEASLHSLHSYSTGTDLESRTTVDDYELLEGWRLFVYQIWALFLKKIYQTYRNWFLLVVQVLIPVLFVAVTIAVVRNWGGSGDMPPRALGLRFYNPSLTLIQREPDDQADPLQQQILDNYMKLFRSMPSIPLRIVDWMEDVFLHFADLNLMMVNRQFIVGAGILNHNLTAWFNNEALHSPPVALQMMHNALLTTFTGTRGYNISITNFPLPYTDETRLQLMRTFNNLGFQLAYYTGFAMSFVVGFYVIFYIRERVTKAKLLQLVSGVNRLTYWFTGFIWDYLTYAFVCIFIIVTVAIFQEPGFSTGGEVFRLYSVFLFVGVPALPLTYIVTLYYNVAPAAFIRISVAYIVTGTALFIFVYLLGTDMFELEELSDVLSNVFLIFPHFALCDAIVNLSHMSVTIDACDAVRPPGVTPLPICEDGLYYYQWERPGIGRHLFYCLVMTVAYFAILLLLDFKVLKLLVQKGREWYHRKHFKADTGDGTREMDSDVAREKERIAAMTVEERARTNLVAHEMTKYYNRFLAVNQLSVGINSSECFGLLGANGAGKTTTFKMLSGDETISFGDAWIKGHSLKSELKKVHQHIGYCPQFDALIEDLTGRETLKLFSLLRGVPRFNIPTVSMYLAREFGFEKHLDKQVKAYSGGNKRKLSTALAMLGNPSVVYLDEPTSGMDPGAKRNLWNGVCRVRDSGKTIVLTSHSMEECEALCTRLAIMVNGEFKCIGSTQHLKNKFSQGFVLTIKAKRVDGGGKGKESDTLDLQNIKDHIVAKFPDSHLKEEYQDLLTYYIRSNSMKWSQIFGVMEQAKQQLNIEDYSIGQTSLEQVFLAFTKYQRE; encoded by the exons atggccatCCTAACGGCTCAATCGACCAGTACGGCGGCCGCGACAACGCTCACCCAACCGGCCGGTACGTCCGGCTGGGGCAAGTTCGTGCTGCTTCTCTGGAAGAACTTTCTACTACACTGGAGAAGCAAGGTGTCCAGCCTGGTAGAGATCTTCATTCCACCCCTGTtcatgctgctgatggtggggCTGCGCAGTTTAACCGAAATCGAACACGTCCCGCACGTTTCCGTCTACCAGCCGATGGATATCACCAACTTTACCGCTATCAG GAGGAACCTGGTCATACCGTTCCAAGACACTCTCGCCTACTCCCCAAACGGGCCAGCCCTCCGCACCCTCATGGAGCCGGTCGGTGAGTGGATGAATCTGGAGCTCCAGCCCCTCCCGAACGGGTCTGCCCTGCAAGACTTCCTGCTCGGCACGAACTCGTTCGCTGGTGTAGAGTTCGACATACGGCTGAATGGATCGAGCACGCTACCGCAGCGCTTAAACTATCGCTTACGCTTTCCGGGTGAACAGCGGTCCCAGTTCACCGTCGGCCATAGCTGGCAGACGGATCGACGCTGGGGCTCGCGCCCCGATGGCGGTGCCCGGTTTGCCGAGGAAAGCGATGGTGGACCATCGCCCGGTTACTTCCGCGAAGGGTTCCTAACGCTGCAGCACTTTATCTTCAAATCGTTCGCGCAACAGTTCAAAACGATCCCCGATCCGATACCGGACGTGTATCTGCAACGGTTTCCCTATCCCCCGTTTCGGGAGGATAGTTTCCCCTCGAGCTTAACCACCTTTCTGCCGATCTCGGTAATGCTGGCGTTTATCTATCCGTGCATCAGCATCGTGAAGAACATTCTGTTCGAGAAGGAGAAACAGATCAAGGAAGCGATGAAGATCATGGGCCTCCAGAACTGGGTGCTGTGGACTTCCTGGTTCGTCAAGTGTTTCGTGTTTACGCAGATCTCGATCGGGCTGGTAGTGCTGTTCCTGAAAGTGCCCTGGTACTCGACGCCAAACGTTTCTGTGCTGACGTACTCGGATGCCGGTGTGATCTGGTTGATCTTCTTCGTGTACGGCATATCGATCATTACCTTCTCCTTCATGCTGAGTACGTTGTTTTCTAAGGCTAATTCGGGTGGTGCTGTTGCGGCCATCATCTGGTTCCTGGCGTTTGCACCGTACATCATTATGGTGCAGGATTACCGCAACCTAACAGTCTCGCAGAAGCTTGGATCGGCGCTGCTTCTCAACTCTGCGATCGGGTTCGCGATGCGGTTGGTCGGTGTGTACGAAGGCACTACGCAGGGCGTTCAGTGGTCGACACTGTTTCACGATAGCGATGTTGATGATATCAACATAGGGCAGATGCTGCTAATGTTGCTTGGTAATGCGGCGATTTACATGCTGATTACGCTCTACATTGAGCAGGTGTTCCCGGGAGACTTTGGGCTAGCGCAACCGTGGTACTTCTTTGTGACGAAGCGCTTCTGGTGCGGTGAACGACCATCCTCCGATG AGCCCGTAAGTCAAAGTGTTTCCAGTAAAATGAACGACAACATCGAGGCAGAGCCGAAAGGACGCATCCCCCGCATACAGATCCGCGAACTTCGGAAAGTGTACTCCAACAAGAAGATTGCAGTAGAAGGATTATCATTCAACATGTTCGAGGGACAAATAACGGCCCTGTTGGGGCACAATGGTGCCGGCAAGACTACCACCATGTCGATGCTGACGGGTATGAAGCGTCCCAGCTCCGGCACGGCCATCATCTGGGGACACGACATACGAACGGAGATGAAATCGGTTCGGCTATCGCTGGGCTACTGTCCACAGCACAACATCCTCTTCGATGGACTGACGGTGCGTGAACATCTGTACTTCTACGGACGTCTGAAAGGGCTCTCGAAGTTGCAAGCCCAGTACGAAATTGACAAGTACATTAAAGCGCTGGAGCTGGTGGACAAGGCGGATGTCCGTTCGTCCAGCCTGTCCGGTGGTATGAAGCGAAAGCTCTGTGTCGGTATCGCCCTATGTGCCGGCTCGCGGGTAGTGCTGTGCGACGAACCAACGTCCGGCATGGATCCGGCAGCAAGACGTGCGCTGTGGGATCTACTGATCGCAGAGAAGACGCGCCGCACCATGATCCTTTCGACACACTTCATGGACGAAGCAGATATGCTCGGTGATCGTATCGCGATCATGGCGGACGGTAAGCTGAAGGCAGTTGGATCGTCGTTTTTCCTGAAGAAAAAGTACGGCGTTGGCTATCGATTGATATGCGTGAAGCAGCCGGACTGTGATGTGGACCGGGTGACGGAGGTACTGCGCAAGCACATCCCGCTCATACAGGTGGAGTCGAACGTCGGCTCGGAGCTGTCGTACCTGCTGCAGGAGGAACATTCGCGCGGCTTTCAAACGATGCTGGAAGAGTTGGAAAAGCGTGGTGAGGAGCTGTGCATCTGCGACTTTGGCATATCACTTACCACGCTCGAGGAGGTGTTTATGAAGGTTGGTTCCGACTCGACCGGTGTGTCGCAGGTGGGCGAGGAGGCAAGTCTGCACAGCCTGCACTCGTACAGCACCGGGACGGACCTTGAGTCACGCACTACGGTTGATGACTATGAGCTGTTGGAAGGATGGCGGCTATTCGTCTATCAGATTTGGGCACTATTCCTGAAGAAGATCTACCAGACGTACAGGAATTGGTTCTTGCTGGTAGTGCAGGTACTGATACCGGTGCTTTTTGTGGCGGTAACGATTGCGGTGGTGCGGAACTGGGGCGGTTCGGGGGATATGCCACCGCGTGCCCTTGGGCTGCGATTTTACAATCCCTCCTTGACGTTGATACAGCGCGAACCAGATGATCAAGCTGATCCACTCCAACAACA gaTTCTGGACAACTACATGAAGCTGTTTCGCAGTATGCCAAGCATACCGTTACGAATCGTGGATTGGATGGAGGACGTGTTTCTACACTTTGCCGACCTGAACTTGATGATGGTCAATCGGCAGTTTATCGTGGGGGCTGGCATCTTGAACCACAATCTGACGGCTTGGTTTAACAATGAGGCACTCCATTCACCACCGGTCGCGTTGCAGATGATGCACAACGCTTTGCTAACCACGTTTACGGGAACGCGAGGGTACAACATTTCCATCACGAACTTCCCACTGCCGTACACGGATGAAACGAGG CTTCAACTGATGCGTACGTTTAACAATCTAGGCTTCCAGCTGGCTTACTACACCGGCTTCGCAATGTCGTTCGTGGTGGGTTTCTACGTCATCTTCTACATTCGCGAACGCGTCACCAAAGCGAAACTGCTCCAGCTCGTCAGTGGTGTCAACCGGCTGACCTACTGGTTCACGGGATTCATCTGGGACTACCTAACGTACGCGTTCGTGTGCATCTTTATTATCGTAACTGTAGCAATCTTCCAGGAACCGGGCTTCAGTACCGGCGGCGAAGTGTTCCGGCTCTACTCGGTGTTCCTGTTTGTTGGAGTGCCTGCGCTACCCCTGACGTACATCGTAACGCTGTACTACAATGTAGCACCGGCCGCATTTATCCGCATAAGCGTAGCGTACATCGTCACCGGGACGGCACTGTTCATCTTTGTGTATCTGCTCGGCACGGACATGTTCGAGCTGGAGGAACTCTCGGACGTCCTGTCGAACGTGTTCCTGATCTTTCCACACTTCGCGCTGTGCGATGCGATCGTCAATCTAAGCCATATGTCCGTTACGATCGATGCGTGTGATGCGGTACGCCCGCCTGGTGTAACCCCGCTGCCCATCTGCGAGGACGGGCTGTACTACTACCAGTGGGAACGGCCCGGTATTGGGCGGCATCTGTTTTACTGTCTCGTTATGACGGTCGCCTACTTTGCGATACTGTTGCTGCTTGACTTTAAGGTGTTAAAGCTGCTGGTGCAGAAGGGACGCGAGTGGTACCATCGCAAACACTTCAAAGCGGACACGGGTGACGGTACGCGGGAGATGGATTCGGATGTGGCAAGGGAGAAGGAGCGGATCGCTGCCATGACGGTGGAGGAACGAGCGCGCACCAATCTGGTGGCACATGAGATGACCAAGTACTACAATCGGTTCTTGGCCGTCAATCAGCTGAGCGTTGGTATCAACAG CTCGGAATGCTTTGGATTACTTGGTGCTAATGGAGCGGGTAAGACGACCACCTTCAAGATGCTGTCCGGCGATGAGACGATCTCGTTTGGCGATGCCTGGATCAAGGGTCACAGCCTGAAGAGTGAGCTGAAAAAGGTCCACCAGCATATCGGTTACTGTCCACAGTTTGATGCACTGATCGAAGATCTTACCGGGCGGGAAACGTTAAAGCTGTTCTCGCTGCTGCGTGGTGTGCCGAGGTTCAATATCCCCACCGTCAGTATGTACCTGGCGCGGGAGTTTGGCTTTGAGAAGCACTTGGACAAACAGGTCAAAGCGTACAGTGGTGGCAATAAGCGCAAGCTAAGCACTGCCCTCGCGATGCTCGGCAATCCGTCGGTCGTGTACCTGGACGAACCGACGTCCGGTATGGATCCGGGGGCGAAGCGCAACCTCTGGAACGGTGTCTGCCGGGTGAGGGACAGTGGCAAAACGATCGTACTGACGTCACACAGCATGGAGGAGTGCGAGGCACTGTGTACGCGGCTGGCCATCATGGTGAACGGGGAGTTCAAGTGCATTGGTTCGACGCAGCACTTAAAGAACAAGTTCTCGCAGGGTTTCGTGCTGACGATCAAGGCGAAGCGTGTCGATGGTGGTGGCAAGGGGAAGGAAAGCGATACGCTTGATCTGCAGAACATTAAGGATCACATTGTGGCGAAGTTTCCGGATTCGCACCTGAA AGAGGAATACCAGGACCTACTGACGTACTACATCCGCTCTAACAGCATGAAATGGTCGCAGATCTTCGGTGTGATGGAGCAGGCGAAGCAGCAGCTCAACATTGAGGATTACTCGATCGGACAAACGAGCCTGGAGCAGGTGTTCTTAGCGTTTACCAAGTACCAAAGAGAATGA
- the LOC1268650 gene encoding NEDD8 ultimate buster 1 yields MSSELQHENHLIQLRAKLNERKIKLWEVPYMQVEGDEQRHSNGVEMLRLAEQFGAELGIATELCLRTLTALQRNALDKLQSKDEFQRTGLATVRVRAPTQTGSNREFDLKVQVTETGSQLCELIGQRLSLDARKIKLVCSGKIINGVRTLQEQKVSNGATVMALVMACSEEEAKRECSTYDRVHKIRSDAEMLINENDSSNFLSIEDQSGNAIFLPKNEKQALLMGLTLYEKGKAAMKADSCEEALLLLLEADHDFRNCNSQLLNVVDNYALLNLDIVWCYLRLKNLNQLPDAEERLKVCELKFQQSYGKNMARVAAIRGEQSNEKILLVRLHLLKAVLYFHQNKRDDARTMFRVVETELLKLRIDDDCLSRLMECGYGMKECRIALRACSNDVEAAIEFIHSQRETRRANERRSERERQLYRTIGHDASEGGDTLRLKLELVDQLMEMGYPEELAALALKRSANDINGALNELERNGEALQAELLRTVLVDEELQAKLEALGFGGQVAQVALKLMANDYDRATNYLLTNVQNGRYSEGLQRAIDVLERQGSSSSSRKGSVSEGTDQQPAAAASDQQPSTSKRTTSTSSDTSADEAKRQERKRKKEMLDLLFKSFSQDIRTTADAHLDLPLDEEMSLLEQYKKLLGME; encoded by the exons ATGTCGTCCGAGTTACAGCACGAAAATCATCTCATCCAGCTGCGTGCAAAACTGAACGAGCGTAAAATTAAGCTATGGGAGGTGCCATACATGCAGGTGGAAGGTGATGAGCAGCGGCACAGCAACGGCGTAGAGATGCTCCGGCTGGCCGAACAGTTCGGCGCCGAGCTCGGTATTGCGACGGAGCTCTGCCTCCGGACGCTGACCGCACTGCAGCGGAATGCGCTGGACAAGCTGCAGTCGAAGGATGAGTTCCAGCGGACGGGCCTCGCGACGGTACGTGTCCGTGCACCGACCCAGACCGGATCGAACCGGGAGTTTGATCTGAAGGTGCAGGTCACGGAAACGGGCAGCCAGCTTTGCGAGCTGATCGGACAACGGCTGTCGCTCGATGCTCGGAA AATCAAGCTGGTATGCTCGGGCAAGATCATAAACGGAGTGCGTACACTCCAGGAGCAGAAGGTATCGAACGGGGCCACCGTGATGGCCCTGGTGATGGCGTGCAGCGAGGAGGAAGCGAAGCGCGAATGCTCGACGTACGATCGTGTGCACAAGATTCGCTCCGATGCCGAGATGCTGATCAACGAGAACGATAGCTCGAACTTTCTGAGC ATTGAGGACCAATCAGGCAATGCGATCTTTCTGCCAAAGAATGAAAAGCAAGCACTCCTCATGGGACTCACCCTGTACGAGAAGGGCAAGGCGGCAATGAAGGCGGATAGCTGCGAGgaagcgctgctgctgctgctggaagcgGACCACGACTTCCGGAACTGCAACTCCCAGCTGCTGAACGTGGTCGACAACTACGCACTGCTCAATCTCGACATTGTGTGGTGCTATCTAAGACTGAAG aACCTAAACCAACTGCCCGACGCGGAGGAGCGGCTGAAAGTGTGCGAGCTCAAGTTCCAGCAGAGCTACGGCAAAAACATGGCCCGCGTCGCGGCAATCCGTGGCGAACAGTCGAACGAGAAGATACTGCTCGTGCGGCTGCACCTGCTGAAAGCCGTCCTGTACTTCCACCAGAACAAGCGCGACGATGCGCGGACCATGTTCCGGGTGGTGGAAAcggagctgctgaagctgcgcATCGACGACGACTGTCTGAGCCGGCTGATGGAGTGTGGGTACGGGATGAAGGAGTGCCGCATAGCGCTGCGCGCCTGCTCGAACGACGTGGAGGCAGCGATCGAGTTCATCCACAGCCAGCGCGAGACGCGCCGGGCGAACGAGCGGCGCTCGGAGCGGGAACGACAGCTGTACCGCACGATCGGGCATGACGCGTCGGAGGGCGGCGATACGCTGCGGCTCAAGCTCGAGCTGGTCGATCAGCTGATGGAGATGGGCTATCCGGAGGAGCTGGCGGCGCTGGCGCTGAAGCGAAGCGCGAACGACATCAACGGTGCGCTGAACGAGCTGGAACGGAACGGGGAGGCGCTGCAGGCCGAGCTGCTGCGCACGGTGCTGGTGGACGAGGAGCTGCAGGCGAAGCTGGAAGCGCTCGGGTTCGGTGGGCAGGTGGCCCAGGTCGCCCTGAAGCTGATGGCAAACGATTACGACCGCGCTACGAACTATCTGCTCACGAACGTACAGAACGGACGGTACAGTGAGGGTTTGCAGCGTGCGATCGATGTGCTCGAGCGACagggcagtagtagtagtagtcgcAAAGGAAGTGTATCGGAAGGCACGGACCAAcaaccggcggcggcggcttcCGACCAGCAGCCCTCGACGAGCAAACGAACCACATCCACCTCATCCGACACTTCCGCAGACGAGGCGAAGAGGCAGGAGCGAAAGCGCAAGAAGGAAATGCTCGACCTGCTGTTCAAGAGCTTCTCGCAGGACATACGCACGACGGCCGATGCGCATCTCGATCTGCCGCTCGACGAGGAGATGAGCCTGCTGGAGCAGTACAAGAAGCTGCTCGGGATGGAATGA